One stretch of Streptomyces hygroscopicus DNA includes these proteins:
- a CDS encoding ANTAR domain-containing protein codes for MREIDATGRAEGQAVRKDAPGVRAHMAAGEGSSGAVWVLRPDGGLDRPDHPLFTGAWQVGRDRPTAAVIVDLSRVREITADGVRGLLHCARALAEAGAALLLAGADEPVARLLRVALVDGTIRIHDTVEAAVAACGAAARADAAARDGGRTAVPEVIRLRRETVDLRARLRSHPLIAQAQGVLRERYRLPDPQTAFTLLQRSSQAHNVKLRTLAAALLRMERPDPDSPLWFPERAPEEAPALPFLPGVRTGEVNRGTVVKRVLSQALEVLGSDMGDVQLADPVSGLRMEQHHGFGREFLDFFAHVGEGETSCATAAARARPVMSDIATDRVFSDTAREVILATGSRTAHSIPMTGASRRVVGVFSVHLSQAGRSLTNAEAGILHQLATRAGLWLEWHERTVVLDALEDLHQRAQGADPEAAPRASDPEAAPRRPDPGPWSV; via the coding sequence ATGCGCGAAATCGATGCGACGGGCAGGGCCGAGGGCCAGGCCGTACGGAAGGATGCGCCGGGCGTGCGGGCGCACATGGCGGCGGGTGAGGGATCGTCGGGCGCGGTGTGGGTGCTGCGCCCCGACGGGGGCCTCGACCGGCCGGACCATCCCCTGTTCACCGGCGCGTGGCAGGTCGGCCGGGACAGACCCACCGCCGCCGTGATCGTGGATCTCTCACGGGTCCGGGAGATCACGGCGGACGGGGTGCGGGGGCTGCTGCACTGCGCGCGGGCCCTGGCCGAAGCCGGTGCCGCACTGCTCCTCGCCGGGGCCGACGAACCCGTGGCGCGGCTGCTGCGTGTGGCGCTGGTGGACGGCACGATCCGGATCCACGACACCGTCGAGGCGGCCGTCGCCGCCTGCGGCGCGGCGGCGAGGGCGGACGCCGCCGCGCGGGACGGTGGCCGAACGGCGGTGCCCGAGGTGATACGGCTGCGCCGGGAGACCGTCGATCTGCGCGCCAGACTGCGCTCGCACCCTCTGATCGCACAGGCGCAGGGCGTACTGCGGGAGCGCTACCGGCTGCCCGATCCGCAGACGGCGTTCACCCTGCTCCAGCGCAGTTCACAGGCGCACAACGTCAAACTGCGGACCCTGGCGGCCGCGCTGCTGCGCATGGAACGGCCCGATCCGGACAGCCCGCTGTGGTTTCCGGAGCGCGCCCCCGAGGAGGCCCCCGCGCTGCCGTTTCTGCCGGGTGTACGGACCGGCGAGGTCAACCGCGGCACAGTCGTGAAGAGGGTGCTGAGCCAAGCCCTGGAGGTGCTGGGCTCCGACATGGGCGATGTGCAGCTGGCGGACCCGGTGAGCGGGCTGCGGATGGAACAGCACCACGGGTTCGGCAGGGAGTTCCTCGACTTCTTCGCCCATGTCGGCGAGGGCGAGACCTCGTGTGCGACGGCGGCGGCCCGCGCCCGGCCGGTGATGTCGGACATCGCCACCGACCGCGTCTTCTCCGACACCGCCCGCGAGGTCATCCTGGCGACCGGCTCCCGCACCGCGCACAGCATCCCCATGACCGGCGCCTCCCGGCGGGTCGTCGGGGTGTTCTCGGTCCACCTCTCCCAGGCGGGGCGCAGCCTGACCAACGCCGAGGCCGGAATACTCCACCAGCTCGCCACCCGGGCGGGGCTGTGGCTGGAGTGGCATGAGCGCACTGTCGTGCTCGACGCGCTCGAAGATCTGCATCAGCGCGCCCAGGGCGCGGACCCCGAAGCGGCGCCCCGGGCGTCGGACCCCGAAGCGGCCCCTCGGCGACCGGACCCGGGGCCCTGGTCCGTGTGA
- a CDS encoding biotin transporter BioY encodes MTPETPPATPRPHSSHWGTFSAAPLPGGGLEVIPDPGDPDPSPLLRNIPAALGPRGRVLAPHVRRGWLERGPGPDPKRGTDTYVRVSWDEAISLLAREFDRVRTAHGNRAVFGGSYGWGSAGRFHHAQSQIHRFLNCFGGYTRSVNTYSLGASRTLLRHVVGDDSPISAPTTLSVLAEHTGLFLCFGGMPAKNFQVNAGGLSRHRTAAQLAAARARGARFILVSPVRDDLAAELDAEWLAIVPGTDTALMLALSHVLIEEGRYDADFCRSHCAGFDTFARHVLGQDGSAPKTPRWAEGICGIPAARIAELARELTRHRTMISLSWSLQRAHRGEQPLWAGIALACLLGQIGLPGGGFGHGYGATAGIGAGTLPYRLPTLDQGRNPVPDFIPCARIADLLLRPGETFDYDGGRYTYPDIRLVHWAGGNPFHHHQDLARLRRAFGRPDTVVVHEPHWTATARHADVVLPATTTLERNDIGGARQDAALIAMHRVADPVGEARDDFHALSDLADGLGIGHDFSRGRDERGWLEHLYESWRAMLDPRYAPEEDFGTFWRAGRIPLRGLREHHTLYAGFRADPDARPLATPSGRIELASATIASFRYDDCPGHPAWLPPDPGPDAEHSHPYPFHLVANNPATRLHSQLDHGELSASSKVAGREPVRLHPRDAATLGLRDGDVARIRGAVGSCLAGVVISDAVRPGVVQLATGAWWDPSAPEVATCVHGNPNAVTHDIGTSRLTQGCTGQLTRVALERHDGPLPPVHAHG; translated from the coding sequence ATGACCCCGGAAACGCCGCCCGCCACCCCCCGCCCCCACAGCTCGCACTGGGGCACCTTCAGCGCCGCCCCCCTCCCCGGTGGCGGCCTCGAGGTGATCCCCGACCCCGGCGACCCCGACCCGTCGCCGCTGCTGCGCAACATTCCCGCCGCGCTCGGCCCGCGCGGCCGGGTCCTCGCCCCGCATGTCCGCCGCGGCTGGCTGGAGCGCGGCCCCGGGCCCGACCCGAAGCGCGGTACGGACACCTATGTACGAGTGTCCTGGGACGAGGCGATCTCCCTCCTGGCCCGGGAGTTCGACCGGGTCCGCACCGCCCACGGCAACCGCGCCGTCTTCGGCGGTTCGTACGGCTGGGGCAGTGCGGGCCGCTTCCATCACGCGCAGAGCCAGATACACCGCTTCCTCAACTGCTTCGGCGGATACACCCGTTCGGTGAACACCTACAGCCTGGGCGCCTCCCGTACCCTGCTGCGCCATGTCGTCGGTGACGACTCACCGATCAGTGCCCCCACCACCCTGTCGGTGCTGGCCGAGCACACCGGCCTCTTTCTCTGCTTCGGCGGTATGCCGGCCAAGAACTTCCAGGTCAACGCGGGCGGCCTCAGCCGTCATCGCACCGCGGCGCAGCTGGCCGCGGCCCGCGCCCGCGGTGCCCGGTTCATCCTGGTCAGCCCGGTGCGCGATGACCTCGCGGCCGAGCTCGACGCCGAGTGGCTGGCCATCGTCCCCGGCACCGACACCGCCCTGATGCTGGCCCTCAGCCATGTCCTCATCGAGGAGGGGCGCTACGACGCGGACTTCTGCCGTAGCCACTGCGCGGGCTTCGACACCTTCGCCCGCCATGTCCTCGGCCAGGACGGCTCCGCCCCCAAGACCCCGCGGTGGGCCGAGGGGATCTGCGGCATCCCCGCCGCCCGGATCGCCGAACTCGCCCGTGAGCTGACCCGGCACCGGACCATGATCTCCCTGAGCTGGTCCCTGCAGCGCGCCCACCGCGGTGAGCAGCCCCTGTGGGCCGGGATCGCCCTGGCCTGCCTGCTCGGCCAGATCGGACTGCCCGGCGGCGGCTTCGGCCACGGGTACGGGGCCACCGCCGGTATCGGCGCCGGCACCCTCCCGTACCGGCTGCCCACCCTCGACCAGGGCCGCAACCCCGTCCCCGACTTCATCCCCTGCGCCAGGATCGCCGATCTGCTGCTGCGCCCGGGGGAAACCTTCGACTACGACGGCGGCCGGTACACCTACCCCGACATCCGCCTCGTCCACTGGGCCGGTGGCAACCCCTTCCACCACCACCAGGACCTGGCCCGGCTGCGCCGCGCCTTCGGCCGCCCGGACACGGTCGTCGTCCATGAGCCCCACTGGACGGCCACCGCCCGTCACGCCGATGTGGTCCTGCCCGCCACCACCACCCTGGAACGCAACGACATCGGCGGCGCGAGGCAGGACGCGGCGCTCATCGCCATGCACCGCGTCGCCGACCCGGTCGGCGAGGCCCGCGACGACTTCCACGCCCTCTCCGATCTCGCCGACGGGCTCGGCATCGGCCATGACTTCTCACGCGGCCGCGACGAACGCGGCTGGCTGGAACACCTCTACGAGAGCTGGCGCGCGATGCTCGACCCGCGGTACGCCCCCGAGGAGGACTTCGGCACCTTCTGGCGGGCCGGCCGCATCCCCCTGCGCGGCCTGCGTGAACACCACACCCTCTACGCCGGTTTCCGCGCCGACCCCGACGCCCGTCCACTGGCCACCCCGAGCGGCCGCATCGAGCTGGCCTCGGCCACCATCGCCTCGTTCCGCTACGACGACTGCCCGGGCCACCCGGCCTGGCTGCCCCCGGACCCGGGGCCGGACGCCGAGCACTCCCACCCCTACCCCTTCCATCTCGTCGCCAACAACCCCGCCACCCGGCTGCACAGCCAGCTCGACCACGGCGAGCTGAGCGCGTCGTCGAAGGTCGCGGGCCGCGAGCCGGTCCGGCTGCACCCGCGGGACGCCGCGACGCTGGGGCTGCGGGACGGCGACGTGGCGCGGATCCGCGGCGCCGTCGGCAGTTGCCTGGCCGGAGTGGTGATCAGCGACGCGGTACGGCCCGGAGTGGTCCAGCTCGCCACCGGCGCCTGGTGGGACCCTTCCGCCCCCGAGGTGGCCACCTGCGTCCACGGCAACCCCAACGCCGTCACCCATGACATCGGAACCTCGCGGCTCACCCAGGGGTGCACCGGCCAGCTCACCCGCGTCGCCCTCGAACGCCACGACGGCCCCTTGCCCCCGGTCCACGCCCACGGGTAG
- a CDS encoding putative Xaa-Pro aminopeptidase, with protein MIPDTDTVRARWARVQNNLRADGVDAMVVVKPQNTFYLSGYTPMIYSHPVLVVLPAEGEPVFILHALRAHSSRTVSRISDIRPYGRWAKEIGPDHWWQVLAEVMAERGLSDARIGIEGEFLPVNYQRGLELTLPEAAFTDTGQALMRARYVKDAAELESLRVACEIADAGMDAALEAVAARRSEVEVSSVAMRTMQEVWSSLHPDRLAMDFGNLEGGVFNALWAYSLVGDRVPMNSAPPTSRRPVNGEIQWTVIWTAIDGMHAENERSVAVGPLPAERQRAFEALLAIREEVQPYLRPGLTCAEVYEAARTSYVRHGYGDYLPGRVGHGLGLGPHEQPSLGPHDDLVLEPGMTLTFEPNLRIPSFGGLQHSDSLVITEAGHELLTHTRRDLIQV; from the coding sequence ATGATCCCCGACACCGATACCGTCCGCGCCCGCTGGGCCCGCGTCCAGAACAACCTGCGGGCCGACGGCGTGGACGCCATGGTCGTCGTCAAGCCGCAGAACACCTTCTACCTCTCCGGCTACACGCCGATGATCTACTCACACCCGGTACTGGTGGTGCTGCCCGCCGAGGGCGAGCCGGTGTTCATCCTGCACGCGCTGCGCGCCCACAGCTCCCGCACGGTCTCCCGGATCTCCGACATCCGCCCCTACGGGCGCTGGGCGAAGGAGATCGGCCCCGACCACTGGTGGCAGGTGCTCGCCGAGGTGATGGCCGAACGGGGGCTGAGCGACGCCAGGATCGGCATCGAGGGCGAGTTCCTGCCCGTCAACTACCAGCGCGGGCTCGAACTCACCCTGCCCGAGGCGGCCTTCACCGACACCGGCCAGGCCCTGATGCGCGCCCGCTACGTCAAGGACGCCGCCGAGCTCGAATCGCTCCGCGTCGCCTGCGAGATCGCGGACGCGGGCATGGACGCGGCGCTGGAGGCGGTCGCCGCGCGGCGCAGCGAGGTCGAGGTGTCCTCGGTCGCCATGCGCACCATGCAGGAGGTGTGGTCCAGCCTCCACCCCGACCGGCTCGCCATGGACTTCGGCAACCTCGAGGGCGGCGTCTTCAACGCCCTGTGGGCCTACTCCCTGGTCGGCGACCGGGTGCCGATGAACTCCGCACCGCCCACCTCCCGCCGCCCGGTCAACGGCGAGATCCAGTGGACCGTCATCTGGACCGCCATCGACGGCATGCACGCCGAGAACGAGCGCAGCGTCGCCGTCGGCCCGCTGCCCGCCGAGCGGCAGCGCGCCTTCGAGGCGCTGCTGGCCATCCGCGAGGAGGTCCAGCCGTATCTGAGGCCCGGACTGACCTGCGCCGAGGTCTACGAGGCGGCCCGGACAAGCTATGTGCGCCACGGATACGGCGACTACCTCCCCGGCCGCGTCGGCCACGGCCTTGGCCTCGGCCCGCATGAGCAGCCGAGCCTGGGCCCGCACGACGACCTGGTGCTGGAGCCCGGGATGACGCTCACCTTCGAGCCGAACCTGCGCATCCCCAGCTTCGGCGGCCTCCAGCACTCCGACAGCCTGGTGATCACCGAAGCCGGTCATGAGCTGCTGACCCACACCCGACGCGACCTGATCCAGGTCTGA
- a CDS encoding dipeptide/oligopeptide/nickel permease, with protein sequence MSHPMKHGRRFRPGAAGATGAVLLALVVLLALLAPVLAPHDPLAQDLAHTDAAPGVPGHPLGTDQLGRDLLSRLLYGARTPLLVGALAMVCGGLAGTLLGLLSGFARGWLDQVLSRLADVQLALPSILLALLVLTFGGQSTAVLVLVIALTGWPAYFRLVRSRVFALRTMAYVEASLTQGVATWRVLLYDLLPGVRGLVAVTATLDLSRAVLMEAGLTYLGLGAQAPAPDWGLMVAEGQGQLLGAWWIAVLPGLGLVALVTGANLLGERLAERGEGRRAARSTVKKTVTARSTTA encoded by the coding sequence ATGAGCCATCCCATGAAGCATGGCCGGCGGTTCCGGCCGGGCGCGGCCGGCGCCACCGGTGCCGTGCTGCTCGCCCTCGTGGTGCTGCTCGCGCTGCTCGCGCCCGTGCTGGCCCCGCACGATCCGCTCGCCCAGGACCTCGCCCACACCGACGCGGCGCCCGGCGTCCCGGGCCATCCGCTCGGCACCGACCAGCTCGGCCGCGATCTGCTCAGCCGGCTGCTGTACGGTGCCCGCACCCCACTGCTGGTGGGAGCACTCGCCATGGTCTGCGGCGGCCTCGCGGGGACGCTGCTCGGGCTGCTGTCCGGGTTCGCCCGCGGCTGGCTGGACCAGGTGCTCTCCCGGCTCGCCGATGTGCAACTGGCCCTGCCGTCCATCCTGCTGGCGCTGCTGGTGCTGACCTTCGGCGGACAGTCCACCGCCGTCCTGGTGCTGGTGATCGCGCTGACCGGCTGGCCCGCGTACTTCCGCCTCGTCCGCTCACGGGTATTCGCCCTGCGCACCATGGCGTATGTCGAGGCGTCGCTGACCCAGGGCGTCGCCACCTGGCGGGTGCTGCTGTACGACCTGCTGCCCGGGGTGCGCGGTCTGGTCGCCGTCACCGCCACCCTCGATCTGTCCCGCGCCGTGCTGATGGAGGCCGGGCTCACCTATCTGGGCCTGGGCGCCCAGGCGCCCGCCCCCGACTGGGGGCTGATGGTGGCCGAGGGACAGGGACAGCTGCTCGGCGCCTGGTGGATCGCCGTACTGCCGGGCCTCGGCCTGGTGGCGCTGGTGACCGGCGCCAACCTGCTGGGGGAGCGGCTCGCCGAGCGCGGCGAGGGACGCCGCGCGGCCCGCAGCACCGTGAAGAAGACCGTCACCGCGAGGAGCACCACCGCATGA
- a CDS encoding oligopeptide ABC transporter permease has protein sequence MIRFLIRRLVLTALTVWGALSAVFCVLHSSGNPAVLMAPIGSPPEKVAQLSHALGYDRPLAEQYASFFGDALRGHFPDSLTFQQPAIDVVLQRLGATVLLAAVALAGAAAAALVVGLWTGSREGGGAGREWPMWLVFLTQSVPGFYIGVLLVWVFGVELAWLPTSGATTATSILLPAVTLACGVLPPLARVFRNNLRGELARPYSRTGTALGMSRARVVRHAAYGSMLPTVTVLGLEAGTLLGGTVIVESVFSWPGVGQLAITALQNQDYPLVLADLTFLITAFVVVNLVVDLLYGVLDPRVRHQGGESR, from the coding sequence ATGATCCGCTTCCTGATCCGCCGCCTCGTGCTGACCGCGCTGACCGTCTGGGGCGCCCTCTCGGCGGTCTTCTGCGTGCTGCACTCCTCCGGCAACCCCGCCGTGCTGATGGCCCCCATCGGCTCCCCGCCCGAGAAGGTGGCCCAGCTCAGCCACGCCCTCGGCTACGACCGTCCGCTGGCCGAGCAGTACGCGTCGTTCTTCGGCGACGCCCTGCGCGGCCACTTCCCCGACTCGCTCACCTTCCAGCAGCCCGCCATCGACGTGGTGCTGCAACGGCTCGGCGCCACCGTGCTGCTGGCCGCCGTCGCCCTCGCCGGGGCCGCCGCCGCGGCGCTCGTGGTCGGGCTGTGGACCGGGTCGCGCGAGGGCGGCGGGGCGGGCCGCGAATGGCCCATGTGGCTGGTGTTCCTCACCCAATCGGTGCCCGGCTTCTACATCGGTGTCCTGCTGGTGTGGGTCTTCGGTGTCGAGCTGGCCTGGCTGCCCACCTCCGGCGCCACCACCGCCACCTCCATCCTGCTGCCCGCGGTCACCCTCGCCTGCGGGGTGCTGCCGCCGCTGGCCCGGGTGTTCCGCAACAACCTCCGCGGTGAGCTGGCCCGCCCGTACTCCCGCACCGGGACGGCGCTCGGCATGAGCCGCGCCCGGGTGGTGCGGCACGCCGCGTACGGATCGATGCTGCCCACCGTCACCGTCCTCGGGCTGGAGGCGGGCACGCTGCTCGGCGGCACCGTGATCGTGGAGTCGGTGTTCTCCTGGCCCGGCGTCGGCCAGCTCGCCATCACCGCCCTGCAGAACCAGGACTATCCGCTGGTCCTCGCCGACCTGACCTTCCTGATCACCGCCTTCGTCGTGGTCAACCTGGTCGTGGACCTGCTCTATGGGGTGCTCGACCCGCGCGTCCGCCACCAGGGAGGAGAGAGCCGATGA
- a CDS encoding putative extracellular solute-binding protein, whose amino-acid sequence MNGTPRLTRRGLLGLGAGLALTPALAGCLPGDTPRDRADASHVVIGLSAAVTTLDPMNTTSVGTDLSVLSSAYSSLVTRGPDLSIGPDAATSWRRVEPTRWRFHLHPGAAFADGTPLDADVVVWNVRRLLDPDNALRMTPNFPDLTRAEKVDRRTVDLITSRPDADLLGALSFLYLLEPHWAARHKPATEAMGSGPYTITSYSPGGNVELRARDDYWGPAPAIRRVTFRITPSEAARVSGLLSGELDAVAGLDPQDLNRLRADRALRIQRLDTTRMAFIKLNTLKGPMRDVRVRRAVNYAVDKRAITSSLLKNTVDPSPGQLMTDHYSGYTRGLTGYPHDPDRARALLRQAGYGTGRPLSLELTVPSGQYVAGELVVQAVAQQLREIGVNVRINSLPFAVYMQKYLQQKAMPDMQYITQAWPTLAAGGLYGLFVADSPYAYWDDEEFTDAVTRARGTEDRAERDTLYGRAARRARDQAPVLFLFPQPGLHATAEDLNWRARPDDWVRPAEMSWKGAAG is encoded by the coding sequence ATGAACGGCACACCACGGCTGACCCGGCGCGGCCTCCTCGGCCTCGGCGCCGGGCTCGCGCTCACCCCGGCACTGGCCGGCTGCCTGCCCGGAGACACCCCGCGGGACCGGGCGGACGCCTCGCATGTGGTGATCGGGCTGTCCGCGGCCGTCACCACCCTCGACCCGATGAACACCACCTCGGTCGGCACCGATCTGTCCGTGCTGTCCTCGGCCTACTCCTCGCTGGTCACCCGCGGGCCCGACCTGAGCATCGGCCCGGACGCCGCCACCTCCTGGCGGCGGGTGGAGCCCACCCGCTGGCGGTTCCACCTCCATCCCGGGGCGGCGTTCGCCGACGGCACCCCGCTGGACGCCGACGTCGTCGTCTGGAACGTCCGGCGGCTGCTCGACCCGGACAACGCGCTGCGCATGACCCCCAACTTCCCCGATCTCACCCGGGCGGAGAAGGTGGACCGGCGCACCGTCGACCTCATCACCTCCCGCCCCGACGCCGATCTGCTCGGCGCGCTGTCCTTCCTGTATCTGCTGGAGCCCCACTGGGCGGCGCGCCACAAGCCCGCCACCGAGGCGATGGGATCCGGCCCGTACACGATCACGAGCTACAGCCCCGGTGGCAACGTCGAGCTGCGTGCCCGCGACGACTACTGGGGCCCCGCGCCCGCCATCCGCCGGGTCACCTTCCGGATCACCCCCTCCGAGGCCGCCCGCGTCTCCGGGCTGCTCTCCGGTGAACTCGACGCCGTCGCCGGGCTCGACCCGCAGGACCTGAACCGGCTGCGCGCCGACCGGGCGCTGCGGATCCAGCGGCTGGACACCACCCGGATGGCGTTCATCAAGCTCAACACCCTCAAGGGCCCGATGCGCGACGTACGGGTGCGGCGCGCGGTCAACTACGCGGTCGACAAGCGGGCCATCACCTCCAGCCTGCTGAAGAACACCGTCGACCCCAGCCCCGGCCAGCTGATGACCGACCACTACTCCGGCTACACCCGGGGTCTCACGGGCTACCCGCACGACCCGGACCGGGCCAGGGCGCTGCTGCGCCAAGCCGGTTACGGCACGGGCCGGCCGCTGAGCCTGGAGCTGACCGTCCCCAGCGGCCAGTACGTGGCGGGCGAGCTCGTCGTGCAGGCCGTCGCCCAGCAGCTCCGCGAGATCGGCGTGAACGTGAGGATCAACAGCCTGCCGTTCGCCGTCTACATGCAGAAGTATCTGCAGCAGAAGGCGATGCCCGATATGCAGTACATCACCCAGGCCTGGCCCACCCTCGCCGCCGGCGGGCTCTACGGGCTGTTCGTCGCCGACAGCCCCTACGCCTACTGGGACGACGAGGAGTTCACCGACGCGGTCACCCGGGCGCGCGGCACCGAAGACCGGGCCGAGCGCGACACGCTCTACGGCCGCGCGGCGCGGCGCGCCCGCGACCAGGCCCCGGTGCTCTTCCTCTTCCCGCAGCCCGGTCTTCACGCCACCGCCGAGGACCTGAACTGGCGGGCCAGGCCCGACGACTGGGTCCGCCCCGCCGAGATGTCCTGGAAGGGGGCCGCGGGATGA
- a CDS encoding peptidase C45 acyl-coenzyme A:6- aminopenicillanic acid acyl-transferase, producing MTVAEPVRAAHPSRWQEWGLAPGSAGESADPAYLDLCGDPAEQGRQHGRAARAAIAANIAAVRRDIGELCTDEASVSRYRQCLTANAGFVRRADPGQWAELCGIAEGADAPLDDILALNLPAHMVLRWVPQECSQLLASGDRAAAGHTLLAKTRDMAGHFAEHVVLRRRYPDGRRMTEVTVAGSVLWPGSGINDSGLAMSTSGVWSERTGVDWRASGTGWILINSHDLLRRARTAGEFADLLRGQPRLSGLNIALADPGERLAVEATASEVTVRDRADHHVLTNHYECPATAPLAPGPDQNASSYHRAATAGRALGTSHGLTPGALAELLADHTGYPQDSLCRHQVEGAGSETTYASIAVLPEGAFYVTLGNPCASDRTVFTDPPAAVETGGAAG from the coding sequence GTGACCGTCGCAGAACCCGTCCGGGCCGCCCATCCCAGCCGCTGGCAGGAGTGGGGCCTGGCCCCGGGGTCGGCCGGGGAGTCGGCCGACCCCGCCTATCTCGACCTCTGCGGCGACCCCGCCGAACAGGGCCGGCAGCACGGCCGCGCCGCCCGTGCGGCGATCGCCGCCAATATCGCCGCCGTGCGCCGCGACATCGGCGAACTGTGCACCGACGAGGCGTCGGTGAGCCGCTACCGCCAGTGCCTCACCGCCAACGCCGGCTTCGTGCGCCGCGCGGACCCCGGGCAGTGGGCCGAGCTGTGCGGTATCGCCGAGGGCGCGGACGCGCCCCTGGACGACATCCTCGCGCTCAACCTGCCCGCCCATATGGTGCTGCGCTGGGTTCCGCAGGAGTGCAGCCAGCTCCTGGCCTCCGGCGACCGCGCCGCCGCCGGGCACACCCTGCTCGCCAAGACCCGTGACATGGCCGGGCACTTCGCCGAGCATGTCGTGCTGCGCCGCCGCTACCCCGACGGGCGGCGGATGACCGAGGTCACCGTCGCGGGCAGTGTGCTGTGGCCGGGCAGCGGTATCAACGACTCCGGGCTGGCGATGTCCACCTCCGGCGTCTGGAGCGAGCGCACCGGAGTGGACTGGCGGGCCTCCGGCACCGGATGGATCCTCATCAACTCGCACGATCTGCTGCGTCGCGCCCGCACCGCGGGGGAGTTCGCCGACCTGTTGCGCGGGCAGCCCCGGCTGAGCGGTCTGAACATCGCGCTCGCCGACCCGGGTGAGCGGCTCGCCGTGGAGGCCACCGCCTCCGAGGTGACCGTCCGCGACCGGGCCGACCACCATGTGCTCACCAACCACTACGAGTGCCCGGCCACCGCCCCGCTCGCGCCCGGCCCGGACCAGAACGCCTCCTCGTACCACCGCGCCGCCACCGCGGGCCGCGCCCTGGGCACCTCCCACGGGCTCACCCCGGGGGCGCTCGCCGAACTGCTCGCCGACCACACCGGCTATCCGCAGGACTCGCTCTGCCGCCACCAGGTCGAGGGGGCCGGCTCCGAGACGACCTACGCTTCCATCGCCGTGCTCCCCGAGGGCGCCTTCTACGTGACCCTCGGCAACCCCTGCGCCTCCGACCGGACGGTCTTCACCGATCCACCGGCAGCGGTGGAAACAGGGGGAGCGGCCGGATGA
- a CDS encoding GntR family transcriptional regulator, protein MTASEPPEPPAYLSLARDLRRRIEDGRLPAGAQLPSRAQLARSYGVGPNVANSAVRVLMAEGLVHGRAGSGVYVREPRALRRMLRSWHDGRLSGTPYVLDLPGHGGDGRRMGSSTTVAAPPGIAERLGLAPGAQVVRSAYVFRSGGGSAAGTAGEPTMISASWEPLELTGGTPVALPEAGPLAGRGVVARMAHIGLPVDRAVEAVVARTASAEEASLLEITTGSVVEALERTYYSGDRAVETADIVVPAGRYQLVYEFPVDS, encoded by the coding sequence ATGACCGCATCCGAACCACCCGAGCCACCCGCCTATCTGAGCCTGGCTCGGGACCTGCGCCGCCGGATCGAGGACGGCCGGCTCCCGGCGGGCGCCCAGCTGCCCTCCCGTGCCCAGCTGGCCCGGAGCTACGGCGTCGGCCCGAATGTGGCGAACTCCGCGGTGCGGGTGCTGATGGCCGAGGGGCTGGTGCACGGCCGGGCGGGCAGCGGGGTGTACGTGCGCGAGCCCCGGGCGCTGCGCCGGATGCTGCGCTCATGGCACGACGGACGGCTCAGCGGCACGCCGTATGTGCTGGATCTGCCGGGGCACGGCGGCGACGGCCGGCGCATGGGGAGTTCGACCACGGTGGCCGCGCCGCCGGGGATCGCCGAGCGGCTGGGACTGGCGCCCGGAGCGCAGGTGGTGCGCAGTGCGTATGTGTTCCGGAGCGGCGGCGGGAGCGCTGCGGGGACCGCGGGTGAGCCCACCATGATCTCGGCGAGCTGGGAGCCGCTGGAGCTGACGGGCGGCACGCCGGTCGCGCTCCCGGAGGCGGGCCCGCTGGCGGGGCGCGGAGTGGTGGCGCGGATGGCGCACATCGGGCTGCCGGTGGACCGGGCGGTGGAGGCGGTCGTGGCGCGCACGGCGTCGGCGGAGGAGGCGTCGCTGCTGGAGATCACGACGGGTTCGGTGGTCGAGGCGCTGGAGCGCACGTACTACAGCGGCGATCGGGCCGTGGAGACGGCGGACATCGTCGTCCCGGCCGGGCGGTATCAGCTGGTGTACGAGTTCCCGGTCGACTCCTGA